Genomic DNA from Hymenobacter jejuensis:
GAAGCCGAAGCATTGCCCTGGTAGCGCAAGCCAAACGCCAACGGCGTAGGGCCACTCGACTCGACTTTGGTATAATCGGGCGACAAAATCACCGTTTTGCCGCTGTTTACGTCGGACAGCTGCTGGGGCGTGAGCGTGGCGCCGTTGAGCGTACCGGGCCCGCCGGTGAAGGCACCGAAATCTACCAGCGACTTCTGAAGCTTGTAATTATCTGTAATTGAACCATTTACATTAAGCTGCGGCAAGCCCGATGCCCGAATCTCGCCGACGCGGGCTTCGGCCACCCGCTCATTAATGCGCTGGGATTGTAGCGTCGATTTGTTTTGCAGAGCGTAGTCAATGGCCTGTTGGAGGCTCAGTGCCATGGGGGCACCGGTTGCCACCGGCTGACCGGTGGCGGGCGTCTGGGCAAGCAACTGGTGCAGACCTAGAAATCCCAGCACGCCAAGAAGCAGCAGGAAGCGGAGCGAATTTTTCATAAACGACAAAAACGGTAAGCGAAAAGAAGCAAGGAAGGTCATTTGGCCTCCGCCAGGTGGCGGTACTGGGTAATCAGGTTATATCCTTCTAACGTAACCAAGCCTAACATAAAGTGCTCAGCATGAATCAGTTGCACCCTACGCGGCTCAAACTGGCTGGCTGGATAAACCTCCGGGTTGAAGGCCAGCTCGATCTCCGCCAAGCGAAGGCGCGCCAATACATCCACGTCGAGGTCGGGGCGGTATAGGCCTTCGCTGATGCCCCGTTGCAGGTTGCTTTCTATCTGATTGAGAATGAACTGGTTCTTAAACTTGAGCCACATCTGCCAGGTAGCAGGGTGGTATTTCTGCAGATCGTAGAAGATGCTGGGATGCACGTCGGCAAATTGCTTTTTCATCCATCCCATCATCACGAAGAGCTCCTCAATGGCCGACGAAGCGCGCTGGCTGAGCACGTCGCACTCGCGTTTGTTGAGCAGAAGGTGGTGCTCCATTACACCATATACAATCTGGTCTTTGTTCTCAAACCATTTATACAGCGTCTTTTTGGACATCGCTAGGTGCGAGGCAATGTCGTCCATCGACACACTCTTGATGCCGTTGCGCATGAACAGCCCTTGTGCCGATTGTAAAATGCGGTCTTTGATTTCCATGATTCCGAGGCAAAGATACGGCGGAAACTTTTATTGATCCCAAAGTTTCCATAATCTTTTTACTATCTATTTTCGCCTCGGAATAGTTCCTTATTGGTATAGACGCACAAGCCGCCGCTTTACCCTACGCTCCGGCAATTTTTTCTGAAAAATTTTCGGTGGCAGCGCCGGGCCGTACCTTGTCGGGCAATAGTTGAGTATTCGTCCCCTAGTTCTTCCCGTATGAAAATCCGCACCGGCTTCGGCTACGACGTGCACCAGCTCCGTGAAGGGTTGCCCTTTTGGCTCGGAGGCATCCAAATTCCGCACACCCACGGCGCGCTCGGCCACTCCGACGCCGACGTGCTTATCCACGTCATCTGCGACGCCCTGCTGGGTGCCGCCAACCTGCGCGACATCGGCTTTCACTTCCCCGATACCGACCCGCAATACAAAGGCATCGACAGCAAGCGTCTGCTCTCGGAAGTGGTGCGCCTGCTGCGCGAGCGCGGCTACACCATCGGCAACATCGACTCGACCGTGTGCCTGGAGCAGCCCAAGGTGAACCCGCACATACCGGCCATGCAGGCTACACTAGCCGAAGTAATGGGCATTCCGGCAGATGACATTTCCATCAAAGCCACTACTACTGAGAAACTTGGCTTCGTGGGCCGGCAAGAAGGCGTTGCGGCTTATGCTACTGTGCTGATTGTGAAGCCCTAAGCCGTGCGGTTGAGAGCCAGCGGCTGAACCTTACTTTTTCAGGCCCGGTTTTCTGCCTGTATTGGGGTAGCAACCTTCTCTGCCCTGGTGTGTCTTTCGCCGAATCACTCCACCCGTTTTTCTTTTGTTGCCAACCTGCTTTTCATGAAAAAATACTCCTTCTACGCCCTGCTGCTGGCCGTCTGCTGCGCCACCACAGCCGGAGCACAGAACGCGCCCGACAAAACCAAAGTCAAAATAAAGCGCAAGTCGGAAGCGGCCACCTCAGCTCCGCAAGCCGCAGTTGCCCCAGCTCCTGCTGCCGACCTGGCCCAAACCTACGGCAACACCATCACGCAGGAAGATCTGCGCAAGCACCTGTCTGTTCTGGCTTCCGACGCGTACGAAGGCCGCGAAACCGGCGAGAAAGGCCAGAAAATGGCGGCTGAATACATTGCCAAGCAGTTTGCTGATCTGGGCCTGACAGGTCCGGTGAAGAACTCCGACAACCCTTACTTGCAGCACTTCACCATGGAGCGCTCGACCTGGACCGACGCGGGCACGCTGAAAGTAGGCAGCCAGACCTACAAATGGATGACCGATTTCTACGGGTATGGCAACTCGCCTTTCCAGACGGCGACCGTGGTGCAGCCCGTGTTTGTGGGCTACGGCATCGAGCAGGATGGCTACTCCGACTACGCTACCGCTGGCGACGTGAAAGGCAAAGACCTCATCGTGTTGCTGGGCGAGCCAATGTCGGCCGACGGCAAAGCGCTGCTGGGCAAAGACGGCAACCCTAGCAAATGGGGCAATGAATACCGCGCCAAAGCGGCCGTAGCTACGCAGAAAGGCGCACACAGTGTGTTTTTCGTGGATCTGAACCCAAACAGCAACTTCGGCAAAACAGCGGCGCGAATGGCCCCGTACTTGGCGCGCCCGAGCATCGCGTTTAAGGATGCAACCCAGCCGGGCCGCGCGGCCATGTTCTTTGTATCGCCGGCCGTGGCGTACCAGATGCTCGGCACGACCCAAGCCAACCTGGCAAAGTACACGGCTGCCGTCAACAAGGCAGGCAAGCCTGTAGCTTCGACTTTTAAGCCCGTCAAATTCACCATCACGGCTCCCAAAAAGAAGGAAGACTTCACGACGGAAAACGTGCTGGGCTTTATGGAGGGCACCGACAAGAAAGATGAGATCTTGGTGTTATCAGCTCACTACGACCACATCGGCATTATCAATGGCCAGGTAAATAATGGCGCCGACGACGACGGCTCGGGTACCGTGACGGTGCTGGAAATGGCCCAAGCGTTCGCGCAGGCAAAAAAAGAGGGCCATGGCCCACGCCGCAGCATTCTGTTTCTGACCGTGACGGGCGAAGAAAAAGGCTTGCTGGGCTCGGAGTACTACACCGACCATCCGGTGTTCCCACTTGAGCAAACCGTAGCCGACCTGAACACCGACATGGTAGGTCGCACCGACAAAGAGCACGAGGGCAAACCAACTTACATCTACGTCATTGGCTCGGACAAGCTTTCGTCGGAGCTGCACAGCATTGTGCTGGCTAACAACGAGAAGTACACGAAGATGGACCTCGACTTCCGCTTCAACGACCCGCAGGATCCGAACCGCTTCTACTACCGCTCCGACCACTACAACTTCGCCAAGCACAAAGTACCGGTGGCGTTCTTCTTCAACGGCGTGCACGACGATTACCACGGTGCCGGCGACGAAGTAGAGAAAATCGAATTCCAGAAAATGGAGCCGCGCGCTCGCCTGGTTTTCTACTCAGCCTGGGATTTGGCTAACCGCGACAACCGCATCATGGTGGATTCGAACAAGCTGTAATTCAGATAATTACTCACTCCCTTTGTAATCATTTGACTATCAACGTATTATATAATGAGTAAGAATTTCCTTTACGCTTTGCTCTTCGCGGCAACGTGTGGCGCGGCCCTACCAGCAGCGGCCCAAAGCAAGGTGAAGATCAAGAGCAAGCCGGGAAAAACGCAGGCAGCAACACCAGCGCCTGCTCCCGCGCCTGCCACCGATTGGTCGGAAACTTATGCCCAGACCATCACGCAGGAAGACCTGCGCAAGCACCTGTCCGTCATCGCTTCGGATGAGTACGAAGGCCGCGAAACCGGCGAGAAAGGCCAGAAAATGGCGGCTGAATACATTGCCAAGCAATTCGCTGCGCTGGGGCTAGTAGGTCCGGTGAAAAACTCGGATAATCCTTATATTCAGCATTTTAGCATGGAGCGCTCGCGCTGGAACAACGATATTTCGTTGCGCGTGGGCAAGCAAAGCTTCAAGTGGCTCGAAGACTTCTATTCGATTGCCGACTCACCTTTCGCCGCTGATACGGAGATTCAGCCCGTGTTTGTGGGCTATGGCATCGAGCAGGACGGCTACTCCGATTATGCTACCGCTGGCGACCTGAAAGGCAAGGATATCCTGATGCTTTCGGGCGAGCCGATGTCGGCCGACGGCAAAGCGGTGTTGGGCACCGACGGCAAGCCTAGCAAGTGGGGCAGCAACCAAGCAAAAATAGCGCTGGCCGCCCAGAAAGGCGTTCGCAGCATCTTTGTAATTAACCCCAACGCCGAGGCTTTCTCCAAGGTCATGACGCGCGTGAAGCCGTATCTGCAACAGCCTCGCATGACCTTGCCCGGCGCCGAAAAGGCGCCGCAAGGGCCTACGCCGGCCATCTTTGTAGTATCGCCGGCCATTGGCTATCAGCTTCTTCGTACCGATGAAGCGGGCCTGAAGAAGTACCAAACCGGCGTGGCGCAAGCTGGCAAACCCGGAAAATCGCCGTTCAAAGTGGCAAAAGCCAACATCAAGGCCGCTCGTCAGAAGGAAACCTTCACGACGGAAAATGTGCTGGGCTACTTAGAAGGCACGGATAAGAAAGACGAAATCTTGGTGCTCTCGGCCCACTACGACCACTTGGGCATCATGGACGGCAAGGTGTTCAACGGCGCCGACGACGATGGCTCGGGGACGGTTTCGGTGCTGGAAATTGCCGAGGCCTTCACCAAAGCCAAGCAGGAAGGCCACGGTCCGCGCCGCAGCATCCTCTTCATCACCGTAACGGGCGAGGAAGAAGGGCTGTTTGGTTCGGAGTACTATACCAGCAACCCCGTGTTTCCGCTGGAGCAAACTATCGCCGACCTGAACATCGACATGGTGGGTCGCATCGACACCAAACACAAAGCCGGCGACAACTACGTGAGCCTAGTGGGCTCCGACAAGCTTTCGTCGGAGCTGCACGCCATCAACGAGGCGGCTAATGCCAAATACACGAAGCTAGACCTGGACTACCGCTATAATGATCCGAACGATCCGGAGCGCATTTATTACCGCTCCGACCACTACAACTTCGCCAAACATAAAATCCCGGTGATCTTCTATACCACGGGCGAACACGCTGATTACCATCAAGAAACGGACGAAGTGAGCAAGATTGAATTCCCGCTCATGGAAACCCGCGACCGGCTGGTTTTTCATACGGCTTGGGAGCTGGCCAACCGTGACAACCGCATCGTGGTCGACTCGAACAAACCGTAAACGCAGACGTTAGAGGCGCAAGACTTGCTTGAAGCGTGGCCGTTGGGAA
This window encodes:
- a CDS encoding TetR/AcrR family transcriptional regulator: MEIKDRILQSAQGLFMRNGIKSVSMDDIASHLAMSKKTLYKWFENKDQIVYGVMEHHLLLNKRECDVLSQRASSAIEELFVMMGWMKKQFADVHPSIFYDLQKYHPATWQMWLKFKNQFILNQIESNLQRGISEGLYRPDLDVDVLARLRLAEIELAFNPEVYPASQFEPRRVQLIHAEHFMLGLVTLEGYNLITQYRHLAEAK
- a CDS encoding M28 family peptidase codes for the protein MKKYSFYALLLAVCCATTAGAQNAPDKTKVKIKRKSEAATSAPQAAVAPAPAADLAQTYGNTITQEDLRKHLSVLASDAYEGRETGEKGQKMAAEYIAKQFADLGLTGPVKNSDNPYLQHFTMERSTWTDAGTLKVGSQTYKWMTDFYGYGNSPFQTATVVQPVFVGYGIEQDGYSDYATAGDVKGKDLIVLLGEPMSADGKALLGKDGNPSKWGNEYRAKAAVATQKGAHSVFFVDLNPNSNFGKTAARMAPYLARPSIAFKDATQPGRAAMFFVSPAVAYQMLGTTQANLAKYTAAVNKAGKPVASTFKPVKFTITAPKKKEDFTTENVLGFMEGTDKKDEILVLSAHYDHIGIINGQVNNGADDDGSGTVTVLEMAQAFAQAKKEGHGPRRSILFLTVTGEEKGLLGSEYYTDHPVFPLEQTVADLNTDMVGRTDKEHEGKPTYIYVIGSDKLSSELHSIVLANNEKYTKMDLDFRFNDPQDPNRFYYRSDHYNFAKHKVPVAFFFNGVHDDYHGAGDEVEKIEFQKMEPRARLVFYSAWDLANRDNRIMVDSNKL
- a CDS encoding M28 family peptidase — encoded protein: MSKNFLYALLFAATCGAALPAAAQSKVKIKSKPGKTQAATPAPAPAPATDWSETYAQTITQEDLRKHLSVIASDEYEGRETGEKGQKMAAEYIAKQFAALGLVGPVKNSDNPYIQHFSMERSRWNNDISLRVGKQSFKWLEDFYSIADSPFAADTEIQPVFVGYGIEQDGYSDYATAGDLKGKDILMLSGEPMSADGKAVLGTDGKPSKWGSNQAKIALAAQKGVRSIFVINPNAEAFSKVMTRVKPYLQQPRMTLPGAEKAPQGPTPAIFVVSPAIGYQLLRTDEAGLKKYQTGVAQAGKPGKSPFKVAKANIKAARQKETFTTENVLGYLEGTDKKDEILVLSAHYDHLGIMDGKVFNGADDDGSGTVSVLEIAEAFTKAKQEGHGPRRSILFITVTGEEEGLFGSEYYTSNPVFPLEQTIADLNIDMVGRIDTKHKAGDNYVSLVGSDKLSSELHAINEAANAKYTKLDLDYRYNDPNDPERIYYRSDHYNFAKHKIPVIFYTTGEHADYHQETDEVSKIEFPLMETRDRLVFHTAWELANRDNRIVVDSNKP
- the ispF gene encoding 2-C-methyl-D-erythritol 2,4-cyclodiphosphate synthase, whose translation is MKIRTGFGYDVHQLREGLPFWLGGIQIPHTHGALGHSDADVLIHVICDALLGAANLRDIGFHFPDTDPQYKGIDSKRLLSEVVRLLRERGYTIGNIDSTVCLEQPKVNPHIPAMQATLAEVMGIPADDISIKATTTEKLGFVGRQEGVAAYATVLIVKP